CCGCCGAGGAGCGGTCCCCCGAGGAGGTCCTCGCGCTCGCCAAGACCGCTCTCGACGAGACCAGCGGGGTGCGGATCACCCTCGACGCCGACCAGGTGCCGGTGGGTGTCACCTCGATCTCCGGCGCGGAGGGCGTCGGCATCCACCCCCCGGCGTTCGAAGGGACCCTCACCGCGGTGCTGGCCGGCAGCGAGTTCGAGGTGCCGGTGGTCGCCGTCGACGGCAAGGTCTACGCCCAGATCCCGCTGACTCCCGGATGGTCCGACGTCGACCCCGCCGACTACGGCGCACCCGACCCCGGCGGGCTGATGTCCACCGACGAGGGGCTCTCCTCCCTGCTGACCGCCACGACCGGCGTCGAGGAGGGCGAGAGCGTCCGGGGCGGCGCCGACAACGACGAGGTGCTGACCGAGTACTCCGGCACCGTCCCGGGCACCGTGGTCAGCAACGTCATCCCGAGCGCCTCCGGCGACTTCGACGCGCTCTACACCGTCG
The genomic region above belongs to Nocardioides coralli and contains:
- a CDS encoding LppX_LprAFG lipoprotein; the protein is MRVRRNAAVLALALGLGLTGCSDDAPAAEERSPEEVLALAKTALDETSGVRITLDADQVPVGVTSISGAEGVGIHPPAFEGTLTAVLAGSEFEVPVVAVDGKVYAQIPLTPGWSDVDPADYGAPDPGGLMSTDEGLSSLLTATTGVEEGESVRGGADNDEVLTEYSGTVPGTVVSNVIPSASGDFDALYTVAADGELRSAELTGVFYPDTEPMTYTLTFDDYGVEQDITAP